Part of the Candidatus Cloacimonadota bacterium genome, CATCGTCACCTCTGGTGCAAAATACTTGCAAGCAGCCAAGCTGTCAATAAATTCTGCGGCATCAAATCTGTCTGTAAGAACCAAGAATCCGCCTTTTATGCATGCGACAGCTCCAAGGCTTAATCTCACCATTAGCGTATGTTCATCTTTAGATCTTCCCGTCTCACCCGATGATCTCGAGGGGAACCAGATTTAAGCATAGCCTGATTTAATAGAAGTGAATTGGGTATGGCTCTTGGGATGGAGGGGAACGTGGAAATAACAATAGCATTCTGCTTTACAGCTGGTAGCCAATTGTAGTTTTTGTTGTCTTCAGATTACACAGATTATTAATAGTATAGAAAGTTGAGTTCTGGGGGTTATGCTTGTTGTAGAGCTTTTCGGAAGCACAATCCAAGTGTAATTTTCTGTTAATGAAGATGTAATATTTATATTCTGATTTGGGTTAAATTATTTGTATCTCGAGTTGATCAATTTGTGCATTAACTCTTTTTTTCGCTAGCTCTACATACTCCGGGTTTATTTCGTATCCAACGAATCTTCTTGCATTCTTAATTGCGGCAATTGCTGTTGTGCCACTACCAATAAATGGATCAAGTATTATATCATTCTTGAACGAGAACAGTTTTATAAGTCTGTGAGGTAATTCTTCAGGGAAAGGAGCTGGATGCCCAATTCTTTTTGCAGATTCTGCTTTCATCGTCCAGATCGATTTTGTCCAATCCATAAATTCGTTTTTAGCAATTGTATTCTCTTTATCGATTTTTTTTCTTGAGTAACTACCTTTTGAAAAAACAAGTATATATTCGTGGATATCTCTCAGGATTGGATTTGCAGCGCTTAACCAACTTCCCCATGCAGTAGAAGGACTTGCACTTGATGCTTTATTCCAGATTATTTCGCCTCGCATATTAAAACCAATA contains:
- a CDS encoding site-specific DNA-methyltransferase, translating into MGKKTGTSTSSFGTNGRINHDSAKFYNSKLYNELKKNQLTDFHENSIPERIANQIIIGSAENMNELPDNSIHLMITSPPYNVSKDYDEDLSLHEYLLLLENSFKETYRVLVNGGRACINVANLGRKPYIPLSDYISRIMIDIGFNMRGEIIWNKASSASPSTAWGSWLSAANPILRDIHEYILVFSKGSYSRKKIDKENTIAKNEFMDWTKSIWTMKAESAKRIGHPAPFPEELPHRLIKLFSFKNDIILDPFIGSGTTAIAAIKNARRFVGYEINPEYVELAKKRVNAQIDQLEIQII